One window of Gloeothece citriformis PCC 7424 genomic DNA carries:
- a CDS encoding AAA-like domain-containing protein: MLLLSQTTQSLGCTVFSMINIDDLLNFAEMIIYTHAGKHLNDLQRVILQESLLRTKKTYEQIAHEYGYSENYIQQVVATKLWRLLSDALGEKVTKANLRSVLERNYKTYKLQTDEIHPQKQLHYRVKEQGTIYQLILKKKIFIIYPEGESSINLVQTLVSALSISDYEFLLKTWASFLKIDQGSQTLEQEVMSCESVIMLLSEECLTRHSLIQTLTRTFTNSPTEGEHKPTIMSILLGGFSDRVIREQLENEFTQIPIWEWSDSSDTSTVIQNIRDYLKINHDHLPPEQLNELPQITPGVDVSAIEPIEEDYPVPFIEPELPKGSVPLNSPFYVERNPHESRCYHEISKPGAMISLKAPKQMGKTSLLNRILAYGASQNYQTVLIDFQQADEGILTDVNKLLRWFCGSISRQLQLESKLNTYWDQDLGSKLSCTLYFQEYLLEQIQQPLILALEEVNKIFDKFEVANTLLLLLRSWSENSKVNAVWQKLRLVVVHSTEEYIALQINQSPFNFGLEIDLPPLRAFQVQQLAKRHELDLGAKEIDQIMDLIAGHPYLVRLTLYDLATRKLSLQELIQDAATDTGIYKDHLHRLLWQLQQYPDLMAAFKEVVDSTKPVTLEQVQGFKLKSMGLVCLHNNQVTISCQLYQRYFSERLLS, encoded by the coding sequence ATGCTCCTACTCTCTCAAACTACTCAATCTCTTGGCTGTACAGTATTCTCAATGATTAATATTGACGATCTTTTAAATTTTGCTGAGATGATTATTTATACTCATGCCGGCAAACACCTCAATGATTTACAGCGAGTGATTCTGCAAGAATCCTTGTTAAGAACTAAGAAAACTTATGAACAAATAGCCCACGAATATGGGTATTCGGAAAATTATATTCAACAAGTCGTGGCGACAAAATTGTGGCGACTTTTATCAGACGCATTAGGAGAGAAAGTCACAAAAGCGAATTTGCGTTCTGTTTTGGAGAGAAATTATAAAACCTACAAATTACAGACCGATGAAATCCATCCCCAGAAACAGCTACATTATCGGGTTAAAGAACAAGGCACGATCTATCAGTTAATTCTCAAAAAAAAGATTTTTATTATTTATCCCGAGGGAGAATCAAGTATCAATCTGGTACAAACTTTAGTCAGTGCCTTATCTATTAGCGATTACGAGTTTTTACTGAAAACCTGGGCTAGTTTTTTGAAGATTGATCAAGGGTCACAAACCCTCGAACAAGAAGTGATGAGTTGTGAGTCTGTGATTATGCTTTTATCTGAGGAATGTTTGACCAGACACTCTTTAATACAAACCCTGACTAGGACATTCACCAATAGTCCCACTGAGGGGGAACATAAACCGACTATAATGAGTATTCTACTAGGGGGTTTTTCGGATAGAGTAATTAGGGAGCAACTCGAAAACGAGTTTACCCAGATTCCTATTTGGGAATGGTCGGACTCCTCGGACACTTCTACAGTGATCCAAAATATCCGGGACTATCTTAAAATTAATCATGATCATTTACCCCCAGAACAACTGAATGAGTTACCCCAAATAACTCCAGGAGTTGATGTGAGTGCTATTGAGCCTATAGAAGAAGACTATCCTGTTCCTTTTATTGAACCCGAGCTTCCTAAAGGAAGTGTTCCCTTAAATTCTCCATTTTATGTAGAGCGTAATCCCCATGAATCTAGGTGTTATCACGAAATTAGCAAACCTGGGGCGATGATTTCTCTCAAAGCACCCAAACAAATGGGCAAAACTTCTTTATTAAATCGTATTTTAGCTTATGGGGCTTCTCAAAATTATCAAACGGTTTTAATTGATTTTCAACAAGCAGATGAGGGGATTTTGACCGATGTTAATAAGTTATTACGCTGGTTTTGTGGGAGCATTTCTCGCCAACTCCAATTAGAGAGTAAACTTAATACTTATTGGGATCAAGACTTGGGTAGTAAATTGAGTTGTACGCTATATTTTCAGGAGTATCTTCTTGAACAAATTCAACAGCCTTTAATTTTGGCTTTAGAAGAAGTTAATAAAATTTTTGACAAATTTGAAGTCGCTAACACTTTACTTTTATTACTTCGGTCATGGTCGGAAAACAGTAAAGTCAATGCGGTTTGGCAAAAACTCCGCCTAGTGGTCGTCCATTCTACAGAAGAATATATTGCTTTACAGATTAATCAATCTCCTTTTAATTTTGGTCTAGAAATTGATTTACCTCCCTTACGTGCTTTTCAAGTTCAACAATTAGCCAAACGTCATGAGTTAGATTTAGGCGCGAAAGAAATTGACCAAATTATGGATTTAATCGCCGGTCATCCCTATTTAGTTCGCTTAACCCTTTATGATTTAGCCACCCGAAAGTTGAGTTTACAGGAATTGATTCAAGATGCGGCAACGGATACAGGGATTTATAAAGACCATTTACATCGACTGTTATGGCAGTTACAACAATATCCTGATTTAATGGCTGCTTTTAAAGAGGTTGTAGACTCAACTAAACCAGTTACCCTAGAGCAGGTACAGGGATTTAAACTCAAAAGTATGGGTTTAGTCTGTCTACATAATAATCAGGTGACGATTAGTTGCCAGTTATATCAACGTTATTTTAGTGAGCGTTTGTTGAGTTAA
- a CDS encoding segregation/condensation protein A, translating into MTTTPASAAIATLIEMAQQGEIDPWDVQVIDVIDRFLMELGFPQALESGYTPANLSRSGQTFLWASMLVLLKADTLESLEQDDSTGTDIEPELLETLPQERSLPLQLERHIRRRSSAPPVRKRRVTLNELIEQLQQIGTELEKVSASTAGVKRSRSMSRSEALKVITQLAHQENLTELASQLDEFFQIKLPQLAPNRTSVELEELLDWWTEASPEESSQKPDRVGVFWALLLLTSQSKVELSQTEFYQDLQIQLII; encoded by the coding sequence ATGACTACAACACCAGCATCAGCAGCGATCGCCACATTAATCGAAATGGCACAACAAGGAGAAATTGACCCTTGGGATGTACAAGTAATTGATGTAATAGACCGTTTTTTGATGGAATTAGGATTTCCGCAAGCTTTAGAGTCCGGTTATACCCCCGCCAATTTATCCCGCTCAGGACAAACATTTTTATGGGCTTCTATGTTAGTTTTACTCAAAGCCGATACCCTAGAAAGCTTAGAACAAGATGACTCCACAGGAACGGACATCGAACCCGAATTGCTCGAAACCCTCCCTCAAGAGCGCTCCCTACCCCTCCAATTAGAACGCCATATTCGCCGCCGTTCTTCTGCTCCTCCCGTGCGGAAACGGCGAGTTACCCTCAATGAATTAATCGAGCAATTACAACAAATTGGCACTGAACTCGAAAAAGTTTCCGCTTCAACTGCTGGGGTTAAACGCTCCCGCTCTATGTCTCGTTCTGAAGCCCTCAAAGTCATTACCCAACTGGCACACCAAGAAAATTTAACCGAATTAGCCAGTCAATTAGACGAATTTTTTCAGATAAAATTACCCCAACTCGCCCCCAATAGAACCTCTGTAGAGTTGGAAGAATTATTAGATTGGTGGACAGAAGCTTCTCCAGAAGAATCTTCTCAAAAACCCGATCGAGTAGGAGTATTTTGGGCACTTTTACTACTCACTTCTCAATCTAAGGTAGAGCTATCTCAGACAGAATTTTATCAAGATTTACAAATTCAACTGATTATCTAG
- a CDS encoding TIR domain-containing protein — MASFYDVFISYGRADSKFFATHLSQRLIEKGLKVWFDKNNIPLAVDFQTQINDGIEKAHNFIFIIAPHSVKSSYCSQEIELAVKYNKRIIPILHVNSDSYLDVMHPTIRKLNWLFMSEDPEVFEKGFTDLLQLINHHSDYVKQHTKFLNKALKWLRTYKQTQYLLFNHERNEAESWLKKKFEDEQAPCEPTELHCEYITESIRNANNLMTDVFIGYTSSEQKIAQKISYYLRRESLTVVLEELSAYKKFPEQSLIEADNGIYIISNTFLLSGLESKAFDPVFRYHKRIFALVTDKIILNKMETQIREREIIELTDLDNLNLGISELIKKIQEDEYYYKQHKMLLTKALKWQLQNYNPSLLLRGYNLQHYQSWMKIAKNHPDHPPIDLQVEFIGVSSNQPPDSSIEVFISYCPKDIDFARKINENLQELGKTTWFDQENIVVEKEGRQEIYQGIANSDNFVLIISPDSITSSDCAEEFNYAKQLNKRIIPILDQEIDPLILHPDLKKIAKINFNQNERDFLANFNELVRTIHLDRDHVHSHTKWLQKAREWELSQKNPDLLLRITEFSLAKNWLLESEQEDKKPPATALQKEYIQASESAIIAAQKAEKERQEEIIRLQKERTQEAEARLIEQKKRIKIQNGLLVSAILAFCSVLGLGLETYYQYQISIKNEIKALTAYSLALFSQGFELEALTQAIKAGEKLKQLNKTDVDVEVETALKEIIFRITESNQLVRHKGDILTVKFSPNGQKIATGSADNTIKLWAIDGRLIKTLSKHRGSVNTLAFRPDGQLLASGSVDNTIILWQADGTYLSTLSGHKNEVTSLNFSSDGQGLVSSSRDKTIKLWKRNEQGKNYREFKSIKVDDKVNTVTFSPDDRFIVSGHDSGKINLWKLDGTFLKTIGSHQDRVTKIVFSPNSQLLASSSFDGTIQIWQQEPKNLTDYLKTQTLTGDGSRVWDIAITTNLSGQYILLAGFDDTINLWKNDGIKWNLIFSEYAHQAKVRAVAVSPHIKLKNTETMIFASASADNTVQLWNPDRSKLLKLGFSHDKTILAVDISPDNRLIASASLDKTIKLWTIKDNLTNIKTLRGHQESVNGIKISPDGQFMASASSDNTVKLWTIDGKLLKTLHHDDDVYDVDISSDSQWIVSGSRDQTIKIWGRDGTLKKILRKHTDGVRTVAISPDGQLIASGSSDDTVKIWRFDGTLLTTLSDHQSPVLGVDFSSDSQKLISGGEDHIIKLWTRDSFNKFSLNTTFANNFSKNSVQNNQSILNLKFSPNNQLIASASNDGIIRFWDLNGNYKAIYPGHENEVYGINFSRDGKLMVSGGADKAVILWNLTENISLAQLLQHGCHWLRNYLSNNPPSQSENICQEFNKTS; from the coding sequence ATGGCTTCTTTTTACGATGTTTTCATCTCCTATGGCCGAGCGGATAGCAAATTTTTTGCCACTCATTTGAGTCAAAGATTAATTGAAAAAGGGTTAAAGGTATGGTTCGATAAAAATAATATTCCTCTAGCCGTTGATTTTCAAACTCAAATTAATGATGGAATAGAAAAAGCTCATAATTTTATTTTTATTATTGCTCCTCATTCTGTTAAATCTTCCTATTGTTCTCAAGAGATTGAGCTAGCGGTTAAGTATAATAAACGAATCATTCCTATTCTTCATGTTAATTCGGATAGTTATTTAGACGTGATGCACCCAACTATCCGAAAATTAAATTGGTTGTTTATGTCTGAAGACCCAGAAGTTTTTGAAAAGGGTTTTACTGATTTACTCCAGTTAATTAACCATCATTCGGATTATGTTAAACAGCATACTAAGTTTTTAAATAAAGCTTTAAAATGGCTAAGAACCTATAAACAAACTCAATATCTTCTCTTTAATCATGAGCGAAATGAAGCCGAATCTTGGTTAAAGAAAAAATTTGAAGATGAACAAGCTCCTTGTGAACCGACAGAGTTACACTGTGAATATATTACCGAAAGTATTAGAAACGCCAATAATTTAATGACCGATGTTTTCATTGGTTACACTTCATCAGAACAAAAAATTGCCCAAAAAATTAGTTATTATCTTCGCCGAGAGAGTTTAACAGTTGTTTTAGAAGAATTAAGTGCTTATAAAAAGTTTCCTGAACAGTCCCTAATTGAGGCTGACAATGGTATTTATATTATTTCTAATACCTTTTTGCTTTCCGGGTTAGAATCAAAAGCTTTTGACCCGGTTTTTAGATATCATAAACGAATCTTTGCTTTAGTCACTGATAAAATTATCCTCAATAAAATGGAGACTCAAATCAGAGAAAGAGAAATAATAGAATTAACCGATTTAGACAATTTAAATTTAGGGATTAGTGAGTTAATCAAAAAAATCCAAGAAGATGAGTATTATTATAAACAACATAAAATGCTATTAACTAAAGCGTTAAAATGGCAGTTACAGAATTATAACCCCAGTCTTTTGTTAAGAGGATATAATTTACAACATTATCAAAGTTGGATGAAAATTGCTAAAAATCATCCCGATCATCCTCCCATTGATTTACAAGTTGAATTTATAGGAGTAAGTAGCAATCAACCTCCTGACTCATCTATAGAAGTGTTTATTTCTTATTGTCCCAAAGATATAGATTTTGCCAGAAAGATCAATGAAAATTTACAAGAATTAGGAAAAACAACCTGGTTTGATCAAGAAAATATTGTTGTAGAAAAGGAAGGTCGGCAAGAAATTTATCAAGGAATTGCTAATTCAGATAACTTTGTCTTAATTATTTCCCCCGATTCTATTACCTCCTCTGATTGTGCCGAAGAATTTAATTATGCCAAACAGTTAAATAAACGAATTATTCCGATTTTAGATCAAGAAATTGATCCATTAATTTTACATCCAGATTTAAAAAAAATTGCTAAAATTAATTTTAATCAAAATGAGCGAGATTTCTTAGCTAATTTTAATGAATTAGTGAGAACAATTCATCTAGACCGGGATCATGTTCACAGTCATACTAAATGGTTACAGAAAGCTAGAGAATGGGAATTAAGTCAAAAAAATCCCGATTTATTATTAAGAATAACAGAATTTTCTCTCGCTAAAAATTGGTTGTTGGAAAGTGAACAGGAAGATAAAAAACCTCCTGCTACTGCCCTCCAAAAAGAATATATTCAAGCTAGTGAATCCGCAATTATAGCAGCCCAAAAAGCCGAAAAAGAGCGACAAGAAGAGATCATCCGCTTACAAAAAGAACGAACTCAAGAAGCAGAAGCTCGTCTAATTGAACAAAAAAAACGCATCAAAATCCAAAACGGATTATTAGTTTCAGCTATTTTGGCTTTTTGTAGTGTTTTAGGGTTAGGATTAGAAACCTATTATCAATATCAAATCTCAATAAAAAATGAAATTAAAGCCCTTACCGCTTATAGTTTAGCCCTCTTTAGCCAAGGATTTGAGTTAGAAGCTCTAACCCAAGCTATCAAAGCGGGAGAAAAATTAAAACAATTAAACAAAACTGATGTAGACGTTGAAGTTGAAACAGCCCTCAAAGAAATCATTTTTAGAATTACTGAATCTAACCAATTAGTTAGACATAAAGGAGATATTTTAACAGTAAAATTTAGTCCTAATGGTCAAAAGATAGCAACAGGAAGTGCAGACAATACCATAAAATTATGGGCAATTGATGGTCGTTTAATTAAAACATTATCGAAACATCGAGGCTCAGTCAATACCTTAGCTTTTCGTCCTGATGGACAGTTATTAGCCAGTGGAAGTGTGGATAATACTATTATTCTTTGGCAAGCAGACGGAACGTATCTATCAACTCTATCAGGACATAAAAATGAGGTGACATCCCTTAATTTTAGTTCCGATGGTCAAGGGTTAGTTTCTAGCAGTAGAGATAAAACGATTAAACTTTGGAAGAGGAATGAACAAGGAAAAAATTATCGTGAATTTAAATCGATTAAGGTAGATGATAAGGTTAATACAGTGACTTTTAGTCCGGATGATCGGTTTATTGTTTCAGGACATGATAGCGGAAAAATTAATCTTTGGAAATTAGACGGCACATTTTTAAAAACCATTGGTTCTCATCAAGACCGAGTGACTAAAATAGTGTTTAGTCCTAATAGTCAATTACTGGCTTCTAGCAGTTTTGATGGAACAATACAAATTTGGCAGCAAGAGCCTAAAAACTTAACCGACTATCTAAAAACACAAACTTTAACCGGTGATGGAAGTAGAGTTTGGGATATTGCTATTACCACTAACCTCAGTGGTCAATATATTTTATTAGCTGGTTTCGATGATACAATTAATCTCTGGAAAAACGATGGAATTAAGTGGAATTTGATATTTAGCGAATATGCTCATCAAGCAAAGGTAAGAGCCGTAGCCGTTAGTCCCCATATTAAGTTAAAAAATACTGAAACGATGATTTTTGCTTCTGCCAGTGCTGATAATACAGTGCAATTATGGAATCCAGACCGAAGTAAATTATTAAAACTCGGTTTTAGTCATGACAAGACAATTTTAGCTGTGGATATCAGTCCCGATAATCGCTTAATTGCTTCAGCGAGTTTGGATAAAACTATTAAACTCTGGACAATCAAAGATAATTTAACTAATATTAAAACCCTCAGAGGACATCAAGAGTCAGTGAATGGGATTAAAATTAGTCCAGATGGTCAATTTATGGCCTCTGCTAGTTCAGATAATACAGTTAAACTTTGGACAATTGACGGTAAACTTTTAAAGACATTACACCATGATGATGATGTTTATGATGTAGATATTAGCTCAGATAGTCAATGGATTGTTTCAGGAAGTAGAGATCAAACAATTAAAATTTGGGGACGGGATGGAACTTTAAAAAAGATATTACGAAAACATACTGATGGAGTTAGAACAGTCGCTATTAGTCCCGATGGCCAGTTAATTGCTTCTGGGAGTTCAGATGATACAGTTAAAATATGGCGTTTTGATGGGACTTTACTGACAACGTTATCAGATCACCAAAGTCCGGTTTTAGGAGTTGATTTTAGTTCTGATAGTCAAAAGCTTATTTCTGGAGGGGAAGATCATATAATTAAATTATGGACAAGAGATAGCTTCAATAAGTTTAGCTTAAATACGACTTTTGCTAATAATTTTAGTAAAAATAGTGTGCAGAATAATCAATCTATTTTAAATCTTAAATTTAGTCCTAACAATCAATTGATTGCTTCAGCTAGTAATGACGGAATCATCAGATTTTGGGATTTAAATGGAAATTACAAGGCTATTTATCCAGGTCATGAAAATGAGGTATATGGAATTAATTTTAGCCGAGATGGAAAATTAATGGTTTCTGGAGGTGCTGACAAAGCGGTAATCTTGTGGAATTTAACAGAGAATATCAGTCTCGCTCAACTGTTACAACATGGATGTCACTGGTTGAGAAACTATCTTAGCAATAATCCCCCCTCACAGTCAGAAAATATTTGTCAAGAATTTAATAAAACTTCTTAA
- a CDS encoding sugar phosphate nucleotidyltransferase produces MKAMILAAGKGTRVRPITYTIPKPLIPILQKPVMEFLLELLRQHGFDQIMVNVSHLAEEIESYFRDGQRFGVQIAYSCEGYIGEDGKLVGEALGSAGGIKRIQDFHPFFDDTFVVLCGDALIDLDLTAAVKWHKEKGSIATIITKSVSKEEVSSYGVVVTDDDDRIKSFQEKPSVEEALSTKINTGIYIFEPEVIDYIPSNQKYDIGGDLFPKLVEKNAPFYALNMDFEWVDIGKVPDYWHAIRGVLKREIKNVAIPGIEVKPGIFTGINVAVNWDKVEVSGPIYIGGMTKIEDGAKIIGPSMIGPNCWICSGATVENSVIFEYSRLGPGVRLVDKLVFGRYCVDKTGAAIDVQAAALDWLITDARQILPQENSQSLKAIADLLNQGS; encoded by the coding sequence ATGAAAGCCATGATTCTGGCGGCAGGAAAAGGAACTCGTGTACGTCCTATCACCTACACAATTCCTAAACCCCTAATCCCTATCCTACAAAAACCGGTAATGGAATTTTTATTAGAGCTATTACGTCAACATGGCTTTGACCAAATAATGGTAAATGTGAGTCATTTAGCAGAAGAAATAGAGAGCTATTTTCGAGATGGTCAACGGTTTGGGGTTCAGATTGCTTACTCTTGTGAGGGATACATAGGAGAAGATGGAAAATTAGTCGGAGAAGCTTTAGGATCAGCCGGAGGCATTAAACGAATTCAGGATTTTCATCCTTTTTTTGATGACACTTTTGTGGTGTTATGTGGAGATGCTTTAATTGACCTAGATTTGACCGCCGCCGTTAAATGGCACAAGGAAAAAGGGTCGATCGCTACAATCATTACTAAATCCGTCTCTAAAGAAGAAGTATCTAGTTATGGCGTAGTCGTAACCGATGACGATGACCGCATTAAAAGTTTTCAAGAAAAACCCTCAGTAGAAGAAGCTCTCAGCACCAAAATTAACACAGGGATTTATATTTTTGAGCCTGAAGTAATTGATTATATTCCTTCTAATCAAAAATATGATATAGGAGGAGATTTATTTCCTAAATTAGTGGAAAAAAATGCGCCTTTTTATGCCTTAAATATGGATTTTGAATGGGTGGATATCGGAAAAGTCCCCGACTATTGGCACGCGATTCGAGGAGTATTAAAAAGAGAAATTAAAAATGTCGCTATTCCAGGGATTGAAGTTAAACCCGGTATTTTTACGGGCATTAATGTAGCGGTTAACTGGGATAAAGTAGAAGTCTCCGGCCCGATTTATATTGGTGGGATGACGAAAATTGAAGATGGAGCGAAAATTATCGGCCCCTCTATGATTGGCCCGAATTGCTGGATTTGTAGCGGCGCAACGGTTGAAAATAGCGTAATTTTTGAATATTCCCGTTTAGGTCCGGGGGTGCGTTTGGTCGATAAATTAGTCTTTGGACGGTATTGTGTCGATAAAACCGGAGCGGCGATCGACGTACAAGCGGCGGCTTTAGATTGGTTAATCACGGATGCGCGTCAAATTCTGCCTCAAGAAAATAGCCAAAGTTTAAAAGCGATCGCGGATTTACTCAATCAAGGAAGTTAA
- the pdxH gene encoding pyridoxamine 5'-phosphate oxidase has product MDQSIADLRKNYTLTGLTEAEANPNPFVQFRLWFNQALEAQFLEPNAMTIATVTPDGKPSARMVLLKDFDERGFVFYTNYDSAKGQQLAQTPWAALVFWWDALERQVRIEGTVEKVSQEESDAYFASRPWESRLGAWVSDQSRVIESREVLENRLQALKDKYQAQDVPRPPHWGGFRVMPEKIEFWQGRPNRLHDRLCYKWIEGEKWIIERLSP; this is encoded by the coding sequence ATGGATCAATCAATTGCTGATTTACGGAAAAATTATACTCTGACCGGTTTAACGGAAGCTGAGGCTAACCCTAATCCTTTTGTACAGTTCCGTCTTTGGTTCAATCAAGCATTAGAGGCACAATTCCTTGAACCCAATGCCATGACTATAGCAACTGTTACTCCTGATGGTAAACCCTCTGCTCGGATGGTGTTGTTAAAAGATTTTGATGAGAGAGGTTTTGTCTTTTATACCAATTATGACAGTGCTAAGGGGCAACAATTGGCTCAAACTCCTTGGGCGGCTTTAGTGTTTTGGTGGGATGCTTTAGAACGTCAAGTCCGCATTGAGGGGACAGTGGAGAAAGTATCTCAAGAGGAGTCAGATGCTTATTTTGCCAGTCGTCCTTGGGAGTCTCGTCTAGGGGCTTGGGTTTCCGATCAAAGTCGAGTGATTGAGAGTCGAGAAGTCTTAGAAAACCGCTTACAAGCTTTAAAGGACAAATATCAGGCTCAAGATGTTCCTCGTCCCCCTCATTGGGGAGGGTTTAGGGTAATGCCTGAAAAAATAGAATTTTGGCAAGGCCGGCCTAATCGGTTACACGATCGCTTGTGTTACAAATGGATAGAGGGAGAAAAATGGATAATTGAAAGATTGTCACCCTAA
- a CDS encoding RluA family pseudouridine synthase, with protein MEIHLEVEQGKLRLDRWLAQKLPDLSRSRLQTLIEQGNLQLNGTICTDKKTLVKSGDRLHLLIPPVKPLDLQPQDIPLDILYEDDQLIIINKPAGLVVHPSPGHEQGTLVNALLSHCSNLAGIGGVQRPGIVHRLDKDTTGALVVAKTDYAHHHLQQQLKAKTARREYLGIVYGVPKTTSGKINLSIGRHPIERKKMAVVPLEKGGREAITHWEILERLGNYSLIYFRLETGRTHQIRVHCQAMNHPIVGDPVYSSGRSIGVNLAGQALHAWKLTLEHPLSGEIIETIAPLPSTFTKLLEVLRSRQ; from the coding sequence ATGGAAATTCACTTAGAAGTTGAACAAGGAAAACTTAGACTCGATCGGTGGTTAGCCCAAAAGCTACCAGATTTATCTCGTTCCCGACTTCAGACATTAATTGAACAAGGAAACTTACAGCTTAATGGGACAATCTGCACTGACAAAAAAACCCTAGTCAAATCCGGCGATCGCCTACATTTGTTGATTCCTCCCGTAAAACCTCTCGATCTACAACCCCAAGACATTCCTTTAGATATTCTCTACGAAGATGACCAACTTATTATTATTAATAAACCGGCGGGTTTAGTCGTTCATCCCTCCCCCGGTCATGAACAAGGCACATTAGTTAATGCTTTATTGTCCCATTGTTCTAATTTAGCCGGTATTGGAGGAGTTCAACGCCCCGGTATTGTTCACCGTTTAGATAAAGACACAACCGGCGCTTTAGTCGTTGCTAAAACGGATTATGCCCATCACCATTTACAACAGCAATTGAAAGCAAAAACTGCCAGACGGGAATATTTAGGGATAGTCTATGGAGTCCCTAAAACCACGAGTGGCAAGATTAATCTTTCTATTGGTCGTCATCCTATAGAACGCAAAAAGATGGCAGTTGTTCCCCTAGAAAAAGGAGGACGAGAAGCAATCACTCATTGGGAAATTTTAGAAAGATTAGGAAATTACTCTTTAATCTATTTTCGCTTAGAAACGGGAAGAACTCATCAAATTCGGGTACATTGTCAGGCAATGAATCACCCTATTGTAGGAGATCCGGTCTATAGTTCCGGTCGATCTATCGGCGTTAACTTAGCCGGACAAGCACTTCATGCGTGGAAATTAACCCTCGAACATCCCCTATCCGGTGAAATTATCGAAACGATCGCACCTTTACCCAGTACATTTACTAAGCTTCTAGAGGTTCTCCGTTCACGCCAATAA
- a CDS encoding DUF6765 family protein, with protein MQIDFHHGVTYIVARLAGFDHDEANIIAYCAQYVDDASNSGLIRFNNGALFRRMSSAHKLLDYRNFKQLASHHVWIPFHFLPGNGGLPAGQNPEGKFIQKLICYPNSYVAQEMLRECINNRDHPHGLHRLGITMHVYGDTWAHQGFAGVTHQVNEAKLILDDRGNPDLIKTEKINKYFRKNLLERMANAFMSEAFPIGHGAVLGNPDKPYLKWGYINGFNQIIKRDNAKDFLEAAEQMYKWMQRYRLGDTQADVPGLPVRDKKLIADKLENIIDKSGKKRHRVWLNSILEGEFSFGKAEVTYVAKGKGSWKYEALKTEKEKDESGEIYSYDANFLNSNWKLFHDALFSHHFYIIHVLLPKYGICIV; from the coding sequence ATGCAAATTGACTTCCATCATGGTGTCACCTACATCGTTGCTCGTTTAGCGGGATTTGACCACGACGAAGCTAATATTATTGCCTACTGCGCTCAGTATGTGGATGATGCCAGTAATTCAGGATTAATACGTTTTAACAATGGGGCATTATTTCGACGGATGAGTTCAGCCCATAAACTCTTAGATTACCGCAATTTTAAACAATTAGCAAGTCATCATGTCTGGATACCCTTTCATTTTTTACCGGGGAATGGAGGATTACCCGCCGGGCAAAATCCAGAGGGAAAATTTATTCAAAAACTGATCTGTTATCCTAATAGTTATGTTGCCCAAGAAATGTTAAGAGAATGTATTAATAATCGGGATCATCCTCATGGTTTACATCGCCTAGGAATTACGATGCACGTCTATGGGGATACTTGGGCCCATCAAGGATTTGCTGGTGTTACTCATCAAGTCAATGAAGCTAAATTAATTTTAGACGATCGAGGCAATCCGGATTTAATTAAAACGGAAAAAATCAACAAATATTTCCGAAAAAACCTCCTAGAGAGAATGGCTAATGCGTTTATGAGTGAAGCTTTTCCCATTGGACATGGGGCAGTGTTAGGAAATCCTGATAAACCTTATTTAAAATGGGGATATATCAATGGATTCAATCAAATCATTAAACGAGATAATGCAAAAGACTTTTTAGAAGCGGCTGAACAGATGTATAAATGGATGCAGCGTTATCGTTTAGGAGATACTCAGGCGGATGTACCCGGACTTCCTGTGAGGGATAAAAAACTCATTGCTGATAAATTAGAAAATATTATTGATAAAAGTGGGAAAAAAAGACATCGAGTTTGGTTAAATAGTATTTTAGAGGGAGAATTTAGTTTTGGGAAAGCTGAGGTCACGTATGTGGCTAAAGGAAAAGGCTCTTGGAAATATGAAGCGTTAAAGACAGAAAAAGAAAAAGATGAGAGCGGAGAAATTTATTCTTATGATGCCAATTTTTTAAATAGTAATTGGAAACTCTTTCATGATGCTTTATTCTCCCATCATTTTTATATTATTCATGTTTTACTTCCTAAATACGGAATTTGTATTGTCTAA